One region of Thiomonas intermedia genomic DNA includes:
- the rplX gene encoding 50S ribosomal protein L24 encodes MNKIRKDDDVIVIAGSDKGRRGKVTARVDADHVVVEGVHTVKKNVRPNPMKGEAGGVVSRDLAIHQSNVAIYNPATGKADRVGFKILDDGAKVRVFKSSGEQIKG; translated from the coding sequence ATGAACAAAATTCGCAAAGATGACGACGTCATCGTCATTGCTGGCAGCGACAAGGGTCGTCGCGGCAAGGTGACGGCCCGTGTGGATGCCGACCATGTCGTGGTCGAGGGTGTGCATACCGTGAAGAAGAATGTGCGCCCCAATCCGATGAAGGGTGAGGCGGGTGGCGTGGTTTCGCGCGACCTGGCCATTCATCAAAGCAATGTGGCCATTTACAACCCGGCGACCGGCAAGGCTGATCGCGTCGGCTTCAAGATTCTGGATGACGGCGCCAAAGTGCGCGTTTTCAAGTCCAGTGGCGAGCAGATCAAGGGCTGA
- the rplE gene encoding 50S ribosomal protein L5 — protein sequence MSRLQTIYKDKVVPELMAKFGYKSVMEVPRLTKVTLNMGVSEAVADKKVMEHAVGDLTKIAGQKPVVTKSRKAIAGFKIREDLPIGCMVTLRGGRMYDFLDRFVTIALPRVRDFRGISARAFDGRGNYNIGVKEQIIFPEIEYDKVDALRGLNISVTTTAKTDEECKALLAAFRFPFKN from the coding sequence ATGTCGCGCCTGCAGACGATTTACAAAGATAAAGTCGTGCCCGAGTTGATGGCTAAATTTGGCTACAAATCGGTCATGGAAGTGCCGCGCCTGACCAAGGTGACCCTCAATATGGGCGTCTCCGAGGCGGTGGCTGACAAGAAGGTGATGGAGCACGCGGTTGGTGATCTGACCAAGATTGCTGGACAGAAGCCCGTTGTGACCAAGTCGCGCAAGGCGATTGCTGGCTTCAAGATCCGTGAAGACCTGCCCATTGGTTGCATGGTCACCCTGCGCGGCGGTCGTATGTACGACTTCCTTGACCGCTTCGTGACCATTGCCCTGCCCCGGGTGCGCGACTTCCGCGGTATTTCCGCTCGCGCATTCGATGGTCGCGGCAATTACAACATTGGCGTCAAAGAGCAGATCATCTTCCCGGAAATCGAGTACGACAAGGTTGATGCGCTGCGCGGTTTGAACATCAGTGTGACCACGACCGCCAAAACCGACGAAGAGTGCAAGGCGTTGCTCGCTGCGTTCCGCTTCCCTTTCAAGAACTGA
- the rpsN gene encoding 30S ribosomal protein S14, with protein sequence MAKLSLINREKKREDLVAKFATKRAELQAIVDDANKSFEERYEARLKIQQLPRNASPTRLRNRCAITGRPRGTFRRFGLSRSKIRELAFRGEIPGVTKSSW encoded by the coding sequence ATGGCAAAACTGTCCCTGATCAACCGCGAAAAGAAACGCGAAGACTTGGTTGCAAAATTTGCGACCAAGCGCGCCGAGTTGCAGGCCATCGTCGATGACGCCAACAAGTCGTTTGAAGAGCGCTATGAAGCTCGCCTGAAGATTCAGCAGCTGCCGCGCAATGCCAGTCCGACCCGTCTGCGCAATCGTTGTGCCATTACGGGCCGTCCGCGCGGAACCTTCCGCCGTTTCGGGTTGTCGCGCAGCAAGATTCGCGAGTTAGCGTTCCGCGGGGAAATTCCTGGCGTGACCAAGTCCAGCTGGTAA
- the rpsH gene encoding 30S ribosomal protein S8, whose product MSMSDPIADMLTRIRNAQMVEKAKVTMPASKIKAAIAQVLHEEGYIDGFNIRRENDAKADLEISLKYYAGKPVIERLERVSRPGLRVYRGKEDIPQVMNGLGVAIVSTPRGLMTDRKARQVGVGGEVLCYVA is encoded by the coding sequence ATGAGCATGAGTGATCCCATCGCCGACATGCTGACGCGTATTCGTAACGCGCAGATGGTCGAAAAGGCGAAGGTAACGATGCCAGCTTCCAAGATCAAAGCTGCAATCGCTCAAGTCCTGCACGAAGAGGGCTATATCGACGGATTCAACATCCGCCGCGAGAACGATGCCAAGGCAGATCTTGAGATTTCGTTGAAGTACTACGCAGGCAAGCCGGTGATCGAACGCCTCGAGCGCGTCAGTCGCCCGGGTCTGCGTGTGTATCGCGGCAAGGAAGACATCCCCCAGGTGATGAATGGTCTGGGCGTTGCCATCGTTTCGACCCCCCGCGGCCTCATGACCGACCGCAAGGCGCGTCAGGTTGGCGTGGGTGGCGAAGTTCTCTGCTACGTTGCTTAA
- the rplF gene encoding 50S ribosomal protein L6 — translation MSRIAKYPVQVPAGVEVNLSADTIAVKGGLGKLERAQFAGVRIAQDNGSLTFVPVDESREAHAMSGTMRALVAGMVQGVSKGFERKLTLVGVGFKAQAQGAKLNLSLGFSHPIVKDMPEGIKVETPTPTEIVIKGVDKQLVGQIAAEVRAFRPPEPYKGKGVRYADEVVVIKETKKK, via the coding sequence ATGTCACGTATTGCCAAATATCCGGTTCAAGTGCCGGCAGGCGTCGAAGTCAATCTGAGTGCTGACACGATTGCCGTCAAGGGTGGACTGGGCAAGCTGGAGCGGGCGCAGTTTGCAGGCGTTCGCATTGCCCAGGACAACGGATCTCTGACGTTCGTCCCGGTTGACGAGTCGCGCGAGGCGCACGCCATGTCGGGTACGATGCGCGCCCTGGTGGCCGGTATGGTGCAAGGTGTCTCCAAGGGTTTCGAGCGCAAGCTCACCCTCGTTGGGGTCGGTTTCAAGGCCCAGGCGCAAGGCGCCAAGCTCAACCTGTCGCTCGGCTTTTCCCATCCCATCGTGAAAGACATGCCCGAGGGGATCAAGGTTGAGACGCCGACGCCCACCGAAATCGTCATCAAGGGTGTGGACAAGCAACTCGTTGGCCAGATCGCTGCTGAGGTGCGCGCATTCCGTCCGCCCGAGCCCTACAAGGGCAAGGGTGTGCGCTATGCCGACGAAGTCGTGGTGATCAAGGAAACCAAGAAGAAGTAA
- the rplR gene encoding 50S ribosomal protein L18, producing MSKNISRLRRAQATRRRIARLRSVRLSVHRTNQHIYATIISAEGDRVLASASTVESEVRGQLNGHGGNLAAAVAVGTRIAERAKAAGIDTVAFDRSGFRFHGRVKALAEAAREAGLKF from the coding sequence ATCAGCAAAAACATTTCCCGTCTTCGCCGCGCTCAGGCCACTCGTCGTCGCATTGCGCGTCTGCGTTCAGTGCGCCTGTCGGTGCATCGCACGAATCAACACATCTACGCGACCATCATTTCCGCCGAGGGCGATCGCGTCCTCGCTTCCGCTTCGACGGTGGAGTCGGAAGTGCGTGGACAACTCAACGGGCATGGTGGCAACCTGGCCGCAGCCGTTGCGGTTGGTACTCGCATTGCCGAGAGGGCCAAGGCCGCCGGGATCGACACCGTGGCTTTCGACCGTTCCGGTTTTCGCTTTCATGGGCGCGTCAAGGCGCTCGCAGAGGCTGCGCGCGAAGCCGGCCTGAAGTTCTGA
- the rpsE gene encoding 30S ribosomal protein S5, translating into MAKVQNKFANEARDDGLREKMIAVNRVTKVVKGGRILGFAALTVVGDGDGRIGMGKGKAREVPVAVQKAMEQARRNMVKVPLKGGTLHHKVMGQHGAANVMMLPAVQGTGIIAGGPMRAMFEVLGITDIVAKSHGSTNPYNMVRATLDALGNMSSAQEIAMKRGKTVEEILG; encoded by the coding sequence ATGGCTAAAGTTCAAAACAAGTTTGCCAACGAAGCGCGCGACGACGGTCTGCGTGAAAAGATGATCGCGGTCAACCGCGTGACCAAGGTCGTGAAGGGCGGTCGCATTCTGGGCTTCGCCGCCTTGACGGTCGTTGGTGACGGCGATGGTCGCATCGGCATGGGCAAAGGCAAGGCGCGTGAAGTGCCCGTGGCGGTGCAGAAGGCCATGGAGCAGGCTCGCCGCAATATGGTCAAGGTTCCGCTCAAGGGTGGCACGCTGCATCACAAGGTCATGGGCCAGCACGGCGCTGCCAATGTGATGATGCTGCCGGCCGTTCAGGGTACTGGCATCATTGCGGGCGGCCCGATGCGCGCCATGTTCGAAGTACTCGGGATCACCGACATCGTGGCCAAGAGCCACGGATCGACCAATCCCTACAACATGGTTCGCGCCACACTCGACGCGCTGGGCAATATGAGCTCGGCCCAAGAGATCGCCATGAAGCGTGGCAAGACCGTCGAAGAAATTCTGGGTTGA
- the rpmD gene encoding 50S ribosomal protein L30: MSDKKTIKVKLVRSVIGTRDSHRATVRGLGLRKLGSVRELEDTAAVRGMVRKVSYLVEICA, translated from the coding sequence ATGAGTGACAAGAAAACCATCAAGGTCAAGCTGGTGCGCAGCGTGATCGGTACCCGCGATTCGCATCGCGCCACGGTTCGCGGTCTGGGGTTGCGCAAACTCGGCAGTGTGCGTGAGCTCGAAGATACGGCCGCCGTGCGTGGCATGGTCCGCAAGGTCAGCTACCTGGTTGAAATTTGCGCCTGA
- the rplO gene encoding 50S ribosomal protein L15, which translates to MQLNTIKPAAGAKHAKRRVGRGIGSGLGKTSGRGHKGQKSRSGGFHKVGFEGGQMPLQRRLPKRGFKSPIARYSAQVTLADLNRLQEDEIDMLTLKAHGLVPDLSRTVKVIASGQITRAVKLQGILATQGARSAIEAAGGAIADVATA; encoded by the coding sequence ATGCAACTCAACACCATCAAACCCGCCGCAGGCGCCAAACACGCCAAGCGCCGTGTCGGCCGCGGCATCGGGTCGGGCCTGGGCAAGACCTCCGGCCGTGGTCACAAGGGCCAGAAATCCCGCTCTGGCGGTTTTCATAAAGTGGGCTTCGAGGGCGGCCAGATGCCGCTGCAGCGTCGTCTGCCCAAGCGCGGGTTCAAGTCGCCGATTGCCCGCTACAGCGCTCAGGTCACCTTGGCCGATCTCAACCGCTTGCAGGAAGACGAGATCGACATGCTGACGCTCAAGGCGCACGGCCTCGTGCCCGATCTGTCGCGCACCGTCAAAGTGATTGCCTCGGGTCAGATCACCCGTGCTGTCAAGTTGCAGGGCATTCTGGCGACCCAAGGTGCTCGTAGTGCGATCGAAGCCGCTGGTGGCGCCATCGCTGACGTCGCCACGGCTTGA
- the secY gene encoding preprotein translocase subunit SecY, which produces MASSGVTQQGKYGDLGRRLMFLLGALVVYRIGAHIPVPGIDPTHLQQLFQNNSGGILGLFNMFSGGALARFTVFALGIMPYISASIIMQLLTYVVPSLEALKKEGEAGRRKTTQYTRYFTLVLAIFQSFGIAVALQASPGLVIHPGLGFQLSAVLTLTSGTMFLMWLGEQITERGLGNGISIIIFAGIVAGLPTAIAGLAELVSTGAMSVLVALFVLAIVILVTYFVVFVERGQRKILVNYARRQVGNKVYGGQSSHLPLKLNMAGVIPPIFASSIILLPATAVSWFGATKGMGWLKDISGALSPGQPLYILLYAAAIIFFAFFYTALVFNSRETADQLKKGGAFIPGIRPGEQTAKFIDKVLMRLTLVGAIYITLVCLLPEFLVLKYNVPFSFGGTSLLIIVVVTMDFMAQVQAYAMSHQYDTLLKKANFKSGLGGAR; this is translated from the coding sequence ATGGCCAGCTCCGGCGTGACACAGCAGGGCAAATACGGCGACCTCGGTCGCCGTCTGATGTTCCTGCTCGGCGCACTGGTGGTGTATCGCATCGGTGCGCACATCCCTGTGCCCGGCATCGATCCGACGCACCTGCAACAGCTTTTCCAGAACAATTCAGGCGGCATTCTGGGCCTGTTCAATATGTTCTCCGGGGGCGCGCTTGCACGGTTTACCGTGTTTGCGCTAGGGATCATGCCGTATATCTCGGCGTCGATCATCATGCAGCTGCTCACCTATGTCGTGCCGTCTCTTGAGGCGCTGAAGAAGGAAGGCGAGGCTGGGCGCCGCAAGACGACCCAATACACGCGCTATTTCACTCTGGTGCTGGCGATTTTCCAATCCTTCGGCATCGCGGTGGCCTTGCAGGCTTCGCCGGGCCTTGTGATCCATCCGGGACTTGGTTTTCAGTTATCGGCCGTGTTGACGCTGACGTCCGGAACCATGTTTCTGATGTGGCTTGGCGAGCAGATTACCGAGCGCGGCCTGGGTAATGGCATTTCCATCATTATTTTCGCAGGCATCGTGGCTGGGTTGCCCACGGCCATCGCGGGGCTGGCCGAATTGGTCAGTACCGGGGCAATGAGCGTCCTGGTCGCGCTATTCGTTCTGGCCATTGTCATCCTGGTGACTTACTTCGTCGTCTTCGTCGAGCGCGGTCAGCGCAAGATTTTGGTGAACTATGCACGCAGGCAGGTCGGTAACAAGGTCTATGGTGGACAGAGCTCACACCTGCCCTTGAAGCTGAATATGGCCGGTGTAATTCCCCCGATTTTTGCGTCGTCAATCATTTTGCTGCCTGCTACGGCCGTGAGCTGGTTCGGCGCGACGAAGGGAATGGGTTGGCTCAAGGACATTTCTGGTGCGTTGTCGCCAGGACAGCCTCTCTACATTCTTTTGTACGCGGCCGCCATTATCTTCTTTGCGTTCTTCTATACCGCGCTGGTTTTCAATAGCCGTGAAACGGCAGACCAGCTCAAGAAGGGCGGGGCTTTCATTCCGGGTATCCGCCCGGGTGAGCAGACGGCCAAATTCATCGACAAGGTGCTGATGCGTTTGACTTTGGTGGGCGCCATCTACATCACCCTGGTCTGCCTGCTGCCCGAATTCCTGGTTCTGAAATACAATGTTCCGTTCAGCTTTGGTGGCACGTCCTTGCTGATCATTGTTGTTGTCACCATGGATTTCATGGCGCAAGTCCAGGCTTATGCCATGTCGCATCAATACGATACGCTGCTTAAAAAGGCCAATTTCAAGTCGGGCCTTGGCGGCGCGCGTTAA
- the infA gene encoding translation initiation factor IF-1 produces MAKDDVIQMQGEILENLPNATFRVKLENGHTVLGHISGKMRMHYIRILPGDKVTVELTPYDLSRARIVFRAK; encoded by the coding sequence ATGGCCAAAGACGACGTCATTCAAATGCAGGGAGAGATTCTCGAAAATCTCCCGAACGCAACCTTCCGGGTCAAGCTGGAGAACGGCCACACGGTGTTGGGGCATATTTCAGGAAAGATGCGGATGCATTACATCCGCATACTTCCGGGCGACAAGGTTACCGTGGAATTGACGCCCTACGATTTATCACGTGCGCGGATTGTTTTCCGTGCCAAGTAA
- the rpmJ gene encoding 50S ribosomal protein L36, producing the protein MRVSASVKKMCRNCKIIRRNGIVRVICTDPRHKQRQG; encoded by the coding sequence ATGAGAGTGAGCGCATCTGTCAAAAAAATGTGCCGTAACTGCAAGATCATTCGCCGCAATGGCATTGTGCGCGTGATTTGCACTGACCCGCGTCACAAGCAGCGCCAGGGTTGA
- the rpsM gene encoding 30S ribosomal protein S13, which produces MARIAGINIPPHQHSEIGLTAIYGIGRTTARAICDASGVPYNKRIKDLSDAELEKVRDAIGKLTIEGDLRREISVNIKRLMDLGCYRGFRHRRGLPVRGQRTRTNARTRKGPRKGSITLKK; this is translated from the coding sequence ATGGCACGTATTGCTGGTATTAACATTCCGCCACATCAACATTCGGAAATCGGCCTCACGGCGATTTACGGTATTGGCCGCACCACTGCGCGCGCCATTTGTGATGCTTCGGGCGTTCCTTACAACAAGCGAATCAAGGATCTTTCAGACGCGGAGCTGGAGAAGGTGCGTGATGCCATCGGCAAACTCACCATCGAAGGCGATCTGCGTCGTGAGATCTCGGTGAACATCAAGCGTTTGATGGATCTGGGCTGCTACCGTGGTTTCCGTCACCGCCGCGGTTTGCCCGTGCGCGGTCAACGCACCCGTACCAACGCCCGTACCCGCAAAGGTCCGCGCAAGGGCAGCATCACGCTGAAGAAATAA
- the rpsK gene encoding 30S ribosomal protein S11, with protein sequence MAKPSSQNTAAQRTRKKIRKNVSDGIAHVHASFNNTIITITDRQGNALSASSSGAQGFKGSRKSTPFAAQVAAEQAGRIALEYGIKNLEVFIKGPGPGRESSVRALNNLGIKVTLIEDVTPIPHNGCRPPKRRRV encoded by the coding sequence ATGGCTAAACCATCGTCTCAGAACACGGCAGCACAGCGTACCCGCAAGAAGATTCGCAAGAATGTTTCTGACGGCATCGCGCATGTGCACGCGTCGTTCAACAACACCATCATCACCATTACCGACCGCCAGGGCAATGCGCTGTCGGCATCCTCGTCCGGGGCACAAGGCTTCAAGGGCTCACGCAAATCCACGCCTTTCGCGGCGCAGGTTGCAGCCGAGCAGGCCGGCAGGATTGCTCTCGAGTACGGGATCAAGAACCTGGAAGTGTTCATCAAGGGCCCCGGCCCGGGTCGCGAGTCGTCCGTGCGCGCACTGAACAACCTCGGCATCAAAGTCACCTTGATCGAAGATGTGACGCCGATCCCTCACAACGGCTGCCGCCCTCCGAAGCGTCGCCGCGTCTAA
- the rpsD gene encoding 30S ribosomal protein S4, translating into MARFIGAKGKLTRREGADLFLKSARRGIDSKVKLETKPGQHGRTSGARTSDYGKQLREKQKVKRMYGVLERQFRRYYEEAQRRSGNTGGNLLSLLESRLDNVVYRMGYGSTRAEARQLVSHRSITVNGKMLNIPSALVKAGDVVAVREKSRNQARIQESVKLAESNGFPAWVQVDGAKMEGVFKKTPDRDEFASDINESLIIELYSR; encoded by the coding sequence GTGGCTCGTTTTATTGGCGCCAAAGGCAAACTCACCCGCCGCGAAGGCGCAGATCTCTTCCTCAAGAGCGCGCGTCGTGGCATTGACTCCAAGGTCAAGCTCGAAACCAAGCCTGGCCAGCACGGCCGCACCTCCGGTGCCCGTACGTCCGATTACGGCAAGCAGCTGCGCGAAAAGCAGAAAGTCAAGCGCATGTACGGCGTGCTCGAGCGCCAGTTCCGTCGCTACTACGAAGAGGCGCAACGTCGTTCGGGCAACACGGGCGGCAATCTGCTGAGCCTGCTCGAATCGCGCCTGGACAATGTGGTGTACCGCATGGGCTATGGTTCGACCCGCGCCGAAGCGCGTCAGCTTGTCAGCCATCGCTCGATCACGGTCAACGGCAAGATGTTGAACATTCCTTCGGCGCTGGTGAAGGCTGGTGACGTGGTGGCGGTGCGCGAGAAGTCGCGCAACCAGGCCCGCATCCAGGAATCAGTGAAGCTGGCCGAGTCCAATGGTTTTCCCGCCTGGGTTCAGGTGGATGGGGCCAAGATGGAAGGTGTTTTCAAGAAGACGCCTGACCGCGACGAATTCGCTAGCGACATCAACGAGTCCTTGATCATCGAGTTGTACTCGCGTTAA
- a CDS encoding DNA-directed RNA polymerase subunit alpha has translation MQTALLRPKSIQVESLGHNRSKVVLEPFERGYGHTLGNALRRVMLSSLVGYAPTEVSINGVLHEYSVVDGLQEDVIGVLLNLKGVVLKLHNRDEVTLSLRKEGEGVVTAADIQTPHDVEIINPDHVIAHLSQGGKLDMQIKVEKGRGYVPGTLRNFGEEGGKSIGHIVLDASFSPVRRVSYAVESARVEQRTDLDKLVMEIETNGVISAEEAIRSSARILVEQLSVFASLEGAEATEAAEAAAGAQTYDPILLRPVDELELTVRSANCLKAENIYYIGDLIQRSETELLKTPNLGRKSLNEIKEVLAARGLTLGMKLDNWPPSGLDKR, from the coding sequence ATGCAAACAGCCCTTCTTCGTCCCAAGTCGATCCAGGTCGAATCTCTCGGACACAATCGTTCCAAGGTCGTGCTCGAGCCCTTCGAGCGTGGCTATGGCCATACCCTGGGCAATGCGCTGCGTCGCGTCATGCTGTCGTCGCTGGTGGGCTATGCGCCCACGGAAGTGAGCATCAATGGCGTGCTCCACGAGTACTCGGTCGTCGATGGCCTGCAGGAAGACGTGATCGGCGTGCTGCTCAACCTCAAGGGCGTGGTGCTCAAGCTGCACAACCGTGACGAAGTGACTCTCTCGCTGCGCAAGGAAGGCGAAGGCGTGGTCACCGCCGCGGACATTCAGACGCCGCACGACGTCGAGATCATCAATCCGGATCACGTGATCGCGCATTTGTCGCAAGGCGGCAAGCTCGACATGCAGATCAAGGTCGAAAAGGGCCGCGGCTATGTGCCGGGCACGCTGCGTAACTTCGGGGAAGAAGGTGGCAAGAGCATCGGCCACATCGTCCTGGATGCTTCGTTCTCGCCTGTGCGCCGTGTCAGCTACGCCGTGGAAAGCGCCCGTGTCGAACAGCGCACCGACCTGGACAAGCTGGTCATGGAGATCGAGACCAACGGTGTGATCAGCGCCGAAGAAGCCATTCGCTCGTCCGCCCGCATTCTGGTCGAACAACTGTCTGTCTTCGCCAGCCTGGAAGGTGCCGAGGCCACGGAGGCTGCCGAGGCGGCTGCTGGTGCGCAAACCTACGACCCGATCCTGCTGCGCCCCGTGGACGAGTTGGAGCTGACCGTACGTTCGGCCAACTGCCTGAAGGCCGAGAACATCTACTACATCGGCGACCTGATTCAGCGCAGCGAGACCGAACTGCTCAAGACGCCCAACCTCGGCCGCAAGTCGCTCAACGAAATCAAGGAAGTGCTTGCAGCCCGCGGCTTGACGCTGGGCATGAAGCTCGACAACTGGCCGCCCAGCGGTCTGGACAAGCGCTGA
- the rplQ gene encoding 50S ribosomal protein L17, which yields MRHGNGLRKLNRTSSHRKAMFRNMANSLIEHEAIKTTLPKAKELRAVVEPLITLGKKPSLANRRLAFDRLRNRDSVTKLFDVLGPRYQTRPGGYTRTLKFGFRVGDNAPMALIELVDRPDVDAAPVEDKSE from the coding sequence ATGCGTCACGGAAACGGACTTCGCAAACTCAACCGCACCTCCAGCCATCGCAAGGCCATGTTTCGCAACATGGCCAATTCGCTGATTGAGCACGAGGCCATCAAGACCACCCTGCCCAAGGCCAAAGAGCTGCGCGCCGTGGTGGAACCCCTGATCACGCTGGGCAAAAAGCCTTCGCTGGCCAATCGCCGCCTGGCGTTCGATCGCCTGCGCAACCGCGACTCGGTCACCAAGCTGTTCGATGTGCTGGGCCCGCGCTACCAGACCCGGCCGGGCGGGTACACCCGCACGCTGAAGTTCGGCTTCCGCGTGGGTGACAACGCTCCCATGGCCTTGATCGAGCTGGTCGATCGTCCTGATGTCGACGCCGCTCCGGTGGAAGACAAGTCGGAGTAA
- a CDS encoding ATP-binding cassette domain-containing protein, which translates to MHDSAALQHAQTPPLLELDQVHKHYGQLTVVDGLSLRLMPGECYGIIGPNGAGKTTTIQLCLGLARPDAGQIRLMGQPVPKAARQARLRVGVVTQFDSLDPDFTVEENLLVFGRYFGLSDAELRPRLPQLLAFAALESKARARISELSGGMRRRLSLARALVNDPDLIFLDEPTTGLDPQARHLIWERLKVLTAQGKSLLLTTHFMDEAERLCHRILVLDHGRRIAEDTPRGLITAQVEAEVIEMDGEGLDEAERLLRPHVQRMERSGDGLFAYTAQSAAALRALEALPGLRVLHRRANLEDVFLKLTGRQLRD; encoded by the coding sequence ATGCATGACAGCGCCGCTCTACAACACGCCCAGACGCCCCCACTTCTCGAACTGGACCAAGTCCACAAGCACTACGGGCAACTCACGGTGGTTGATGGTCTGAGCCTGCGGCTGATGCCAGGCGAGTGTTACGGCATCATCGGGCCCAACGGGGCGGGTAAGACCACCACCATCCAGCTCTGCCTGGGTCTCGCCCGGCCCGATGCGGGGCAGATCCGCCTGATGGGGCAGCCGGTACCCAAAGCCGCGCGGCAGGCCCGTCTGCGCGTTGGCGTGGTGACTCAATTCGACAGCCTCGATCCCGACTTCACGGTGGAAGAGAATCTGCTGGTCTTCGGCCGTTATTTCGGGCTGAGCGACGCTGAACTTCGCCCACGGCTGCCGCAGTTGCTGGCCTTTGCCGCGCTCGAATCGAAGGCGCGGGCTCGCATCAGCGAGTTGTCGGGGGGGATGCGCCGACGTCTGAGTCTGGCCAGAGCCCTGGTCAATGATCCGGATCTGATTTTTCTCGACGAGCCCACCACGGGCCTCGATCCGCAGGCGCGCCATCTGATCTGGGAGCGCCTCAAGGTGCTGACCGCGCAGGGCAAGTCGCTGCTGCTGACGACCCATTTCATGGACGAGGCCGAGCGACTGTGCCATCGCATTCTGGTGCTCGATCATGGTCGGCGGATCGCCGAAGACACGCCGCGCGGCCTGATTACGGCTCAGGTCGAGGCCGAGGTCATCGAGATGGACGGCGAAGGCCTCGACGAAGCCGAGCGACTGCTGCGCCCGCATGTGCAGCGCATGGAGCGCAGCGGCGATGGTCTATTCGCCTATACCGCGCAAAGCGCCGCAGCGCTGCGGGCCCTCGAAGCCCTGCCCGGGCTACGGGTGCTGCATCGACGCGCCAATCTGGAAGATGTTTTTCTCAAGCTCACAGGCCGTCAACTGCGCGATTGA
- a CDS encoding ABC transporter permease, with translation MSDTSLIDRHRWRFFPIWRRNFLVWKKLAIPSLVGNIAEPLITLVAFGFGVGALVGTVDGVPYIQFLASGAICMSVMMAASFEALYSAFSRMHVQKTWDAIRVTPTSLDDVLLGELVWAATKSVFSGVAILAVIVALGISREWTLLLALPLLLLTGLVFSAIGLIVNAKARGYDFFTYYFTLVLTPMTFLSGVYFPLTSLPVPLQWLAQALPLHAAVELVRPLFFGQFDAKAVPHLIVLGVDLLLAWWLARTLTQRRFRA, from the coding sequence ATGTCCGATACCTCCCTGATCGATCGCCACCGCTGGCGCTTCTTTCCCATTTGGCGGCGCAACTTCCTGGTCTGGAAGAAGCTCGCCATTCCCAGCCTCGTCGGCAATATCGCCGAACCCCTGATCACGCTGGTGGCCTTCGGCTTTGGCGTGGGCGCGTTGGTGGGCACGGTCGACGGCGTGCCCTACATTCAGTTCCTCGCCTCCGGGGCGATCTGCATGAGCGTGATGATGGCGGCCAGCTTCGAGGCGCTCTATTCGGCGTTTTCCCGTATGCATGTGCAGAAGACCTGGGACGCCATTCGTGTCACACCTACCTCCCTCGACGATGTGCTCCTCGGTGAGCTTGTGTGGGCGGCAACCAAATCAGTGTTCAGCGGTGTGGCCATTCTGGCCGTCATCGTGGCACTTGGCATCAGCCGCGAATGGACGTTGCTCCTGGCGCTGCCGCTGCTGCTGCTGACCGGGCTGGTGTTTTCGGCCATCGGTCTTATCGTCAATGCCAAGGCGCGGGGCTACGACTTCTTTACCTACTACTTCACCCTGGTGCTCACGCCGATGACCTTTCTGTCGGGCGTGTACTTTCCGCTGACGTCTCTGCCCGTGCCCCTGCAATGGCTGGCGCAGGCGCTGCCCCTGCATGCCGCAGTGGAACTGGTGCGCCCCTTGTTCTTCGGTCAGTTTGATGCGAAGGCCGTGCCGCATCTCATCGTGCTTGGCGTGGATCTGCTGCTGGCCTGGTGGTTGGCCCGCACCTTGACCCAGCGTCGCTTTCGCGCCTGA